The genomic interval GATAGGCGGTCAGACGTCCCTGCTGGGCGTCCTGTTCGCGTCGATGGGCACCTGCGTCCTGCTCACACTGGCGCTGACCTGGCTGCAACAGGCGAACCTGCTGCACGGCCGCATCATCTCCTCCACCCTCTCCAGCGCCCGCTTCCTGCGTCATCTGCTGCGGCTGCCGGTGACGTTCTTCTCCCAGCGCAGCCCGGCCGACCTGGTCCAGCGCCTCCAGTCGAACGACGCCGTCGCCGAGACCCTGGCCCGCGACCTGTCGGCGGCGGGCGTGGACGCGGTGGTCGTGGTGCTCTACGCGTTCCTCCTCTATACGTACGACCCCCAACTCACGTACGTGGGCATAGGTGTTGCCCTGCTGAACGTGGTGGCGATGCGGGTCGTCATCCGGCTGCGCGCGACCCGTACCGCGAAGCTGCGCGCCGACAGCGCCCGGCTCACCAACACGGCATACACCGGGCTCCAGTTGATCGAGACGATGAAGGCGACCGGCGGTGAGGACGGCTACTTCCGCAAGTGGGCCGGGCAGCACGCCACCACCCTGGAGGAACAGCAGCGGCTCGGGGTGCCGAGCGCCTGGCTGGGCGTGGTCGCCCCGACGCTCGCCTCGCTCAACAGCGCGCTGATCCTGTGGATCGGCGGTATGCGGGCGGTCGAAGGGCACATCTCCGTAGGCCTGTTGGTCGCCTTCCAGGCGCTCGTCACCCGCTTCACCGCGCCGATCACCCGGCTCAACGGCGTCGCGGGCCGCATCCAGGACTTCGCCGCCGACGTGGCCCGCCTCAAGGACGTCGAGAACTTCCAGGCCGATCCCCTCTACTCCCGTGCGGGCGGCGCCGATTCGACCCGTCGGCTGCAAGGGCACGTCGAGCTGGAGAACATCACCTTCGGCTACAGCCCGCTCGACAAGCCGCTGCTCACCGGCTTCGACCTGACGGTCGGCCCGGGTCAGCAGGTGGCGCTGGTCGGCGGCTCCGGCAGCGGCAAGTCGACGGTGTCCAGGCTGATTTCGGGCCTCTACACGCCCTGGGAGGGCGTGATCCGCATCGACAACCACCGGCTGGAGGACATCCCGCGCGGCGCCCTCGCCGCCTCGGTCTCGTTCGTCGACCAGGACGTGTTCCTCTTCGAGGGCTCGGTCCGCGACAACGTGGCGCTGTGGGACCCATCGATCCCGGACGAGGCCGTGACGGACGCGCTGCGGGACGCCGCCCTGTACGACGTGGTCATGCGACGGCCCGGCGGCATCCACAGCCGGGTCGAGCAGGACGGCCGCAACTTCTCCGGCGGTCAGCGTCAACGCCTGGAGATCGCACGGGCGTTGGTGCGCAGGCCCAGCATCCTGGTGCTGGACGAGGTGACGAGCGCCCTGGACGCGGAGACCGAGCTGGTCGTGATGGACAACCTGCGCAAGCGCGGCTGCGCCTGCGTGGTGATCGCCCACCGGCTCAGCACCGTGCGCGACAGCGACGAGATCGTCGTCCTCGAACACGGGACGATCGTGGAACGCGGGCGGCACGACGCCCTGGTGGCGGCCGGCGGCGCGTACGCCACGCTGGTCAAGGAGCGCTGAGATGACGTCCGTTCACGAGGGCGACCTGGTCCTCGGCGCGCTGGGAAACCTGGGCACGCCGATCGACTGCGCCGGGTTCAACCGCCTCGACCTCGAAGGCCCGCAGGTGCTGTGGCTGGTCGCGTCGGGCGCCATCGACCTGTTCGCGGTGGACGCCGTACAGCAGGGGCACTGGCACCACCTCGGCCGCCTGGAGGCGGGCTCGCTGCTGCTCGGCCCGGTCACCGGGCCCCAACACACGCTGGTGGCACGCCCGTTGCGGGACTGCGTGGTGCGCCGCATCAACCTGCGCGAGCTGTACCAGGCCGCGGACACCCAGACCTGGTCGTACGACGAGTACGGCAACCCCCAGTACGTGCCGCCGACTTCGAGCCCGCTCGAATACGCCCTCGCCCTCGGTGTCGGCCGCGGCCTCTCCATCCTCTTCCAGGCCCCGATGGCCACCGAACGGGCCGCGGCGCCCACCGACGACGACGTCTTCTGGATGCAGGTCCCCCCGGGCAGCGTGCAGTACGGCTCGATGTACGGCGCGGAGGCCGCCGCCGACCTGTTGATGGATCCGGCTGTCTGGCAGGGCATGGTCGACCAGCAGTACCGGCTGCTGTCCACGCTGGACAAGTGGATCGAGCAGCTGGAGCGCACCCACGAGACCCGAACCGCCGCCGGAATCAAGGCCGGTGAGGCGGTGCGCGCACAGGCCGACCGGACGCTGCTGGCGTCGATCGGCAAGTCCTCGGCCCGGCGCACGACGGCCGCGGATGCCGACGCGTCGTACGCGGCCTGCAAGTTGGCCGCCGAGGCGGGCGGTCTCACCCTCGCCGAGCCCGCGCAGAGCGGCAGCGAGAGCGACCGCCTCGACCCGGTCGAGCGCATCGCCCTCGCCTCCCGGGTCCGGGTGCGTGCCGTACGGCTCGACGGCCGCTGGTGGCGGGACAACGTCGGCCCGCTGGTGGGCCATCGGGCACTGTCCGGGGCTCCGGTCGCACTGCTGTGGCGGCGTGGCGGCTATGTCGCCGTGCATCCGGCGACCGGGCGCGAGACACCGATCGAGAAGGCGAACGCGGAGGAGTTCGAGCCGCGCGCGGTGATGTTCTACCGCCCGCTGCCCGAGCGGCGACTCAGCCCGTTCGGGCTGCTGCGCTTCTCCATGCAGGGCACCGCCAGCGACCTGACGAACCTTCTCATCAGCGGGCTGGTGACCGTCGCCATCGGGGCGTTGGTGCCGATCGCGACGGGCAAGGTGCTCGGCGAGTTCGTGCCGAAGGCGCAGACGAACCTGATCGTCCAGGTCTGCCTGGCGGTGATGATCACCAGCGTGGTGGCGGCGGCCTTCATGCTGCTGGAGAACCTCACCATCCTCCGTCTGGAGGGCCGGATCGAGGCAACGCTCCAACCGGCGGTCTGGGACCGGCTGTTGAGGCTCCCGACGAAGTTCTTCACCGAACGCTCGACGGGCGAGCTGGCGAGCGCGGCGATGGGCATCAGCTCAATTCGCCGTCTGCTGGCGGGACTTGGACCCGTCGTCGCCCAGTCGGTGACGGTCGGCGCGATGAACCTGGGCCTGCTGTTCTGGTACAACCCCTCGATGGCGCTCGCGGCGATCGGCATGCTCGTCGTGATCGCGGCCGGGTTCCTGGGCCTCGGCCTGTGGCAGGTGCGCTGGCAGCGCAAACTGGTCGTGCTCAGCAACAAGCTGAACAACCAGGCGTTCCAGACCCTGCGCGGCCTGCCGAAACTCCGCGTCGCGGCGGCCGAGAACTACGCCTACGCCGCCTGGGCCTCCGAGTTCGCCCGCAGCCGCGAACTCCAACAGCGGGTCGGCCGGATCAAGAACCTCACCACGGTCATGGGCGCGGTGTACCTGCCGGTCTGCACCCTGCTGATGTTCATGATCCTCGCGGGCCCGGCACGCGGCTCGATGTCGGCGGCCTCCTTCCTCAGCTTCAACACCTCGGTGACGATGCTGCTGACCTCCGTCACCAGCCTCACCGGCGCCTTCGTCTCCGCGGTCTCCGCGCTCCCCCTCTTCGAGGAGATCAGGCCGGTCCTGGACGCGGCCCCGGAGGTCCGCACCGCGAGCACCCGCCCCGGCCAGCTGTCCGGCGCGATCGAGGCCCGCCGGGTCTCCTTCCGCTACGCCGACGACGGCCCCCTCGTCCTCGACGACGTCTCCTTCAA from Streptomyces sp. NBC_01288 carries:
- a CDS encoding NHLP family bacteriocin export ABC transporter peptidase/permease/ATPase subunit — translated: MSPAQDTRSRRRSAPPKRPVPKGRAKTVRSPTVLQMEAVECGAASLAMVLGFYGRHIPLEELRIACGVSRDGSRASNLLKAARSYGLTAKGMQMDTAALAEVRSPAVLFWEFNHYVVYDGMGRRLGRRGVYINDPGKGRRFVPMEDFDASFTGVVLVMEPGDGFEKGGRKPGVLGAMPARLRGTAGTMPAAVLASLLLVLVGAAMPALSRTYIDMFLIGGQTSLLGVLFASMGTCVLLTLALTWLQQANLLHGRIISSTLSSARFLRHLLRLPVTFFSQRSPADLVQRLQSNDAVAETLARDLSAAGVDAVVVVLYAFLLYTYDPQLTYVGIGVALLNVVAMRVVIRLRATRTAKLRADSARLTNTAYTGLQLIETMKATGGEDGYFRKWAGQHATTLEEQQRLGVPSAWLGVVAPTLASLNSALILWIGGMRAVEGHISVGLLVAFQALVTRFTAPITRLNGVAGRIQDFAADVARLKDVENFQADPLYSRAGGADSTRRLQGHVELENITFGYSPLDKPLLTGFDLTVGPGQQVALVGGSGSGKSTVSRLISGLYTPWEGVIRIDNHRLEDIPRGALAASVSFVDQDVFLFEGSVRDNVALWDPSIPDEAVTDALRDAALYDVVMRRPGGIHSRVEQDGRNFSGGQRQRLEIARALVRRPSILVLDEVTSALDAETELVVMDNLRKRGCACVVIAHRLSTVRDSDEIVVLEHGTIVERGRHDALVAAGGAYATLVKER
- a CDS encoding NHLP bacteriocin export ABC transporter permease/ATPase subunit — translated: MTSVHEGDLVLGALGNLGTPIDCAGFNRLDLEGPQVLWLVASGAIDLFAVDAVQQGHWHHLGRLEAGSLLLGPVTGPQHTLVARPLRDCVVRRINLRELYQAADTQTWSYDEYGNPQYVPPTSSPLEYALALGVGRGLSILFQAPMATERAAAPTDDDVFWMQVPPGSVQYGSMYGAEAAADLLMDPAVWQGMVDQQYRLLSTLDKWIEQLERTHETRTAAGIKAGEAVRAQADRTLLASIGKSSARRTTAADADASYAACKLAAEAGGLTLAEPAQSGSESDRLDPVERIALASRVRVRAVRLDGRWWRDNVGPLVGHRALSGAPVALLWRRGGYVAVHPATGRETPIEKANAEEFEPRAVMFYRPLPERRLSPFGLLRFSMQGTASDLTNLLISGLVTVAIGALVPIATGKVLGEFVPKAQTNLIVQVCLAVMITSVVAAAFMLLENLTILRLEGRIEATLQPAVWDRLLRLPTKFFTERSTGELASAAMGISSIRRLLAGLGPVVAQSVTVGAMNLGLLFWYNPSMALAAIGMLVVIAAGFLGLGLWQVRWQRKLVVLSNKLNNQAFQTLRGLPKLRVAAAENYAYAAWASEFARSRELQQRVGRIKNLTTVMGAVYLPVCTLLMFMILAGPARGSMSAASFLSFNTSVTMLLTSVTSLTGAFVSAVSALPLFEEIRPVLDAAPEVRTASTRPGQLSGAIEARRVSFRYADDGPLVLDDVSFNVRAGEFVAIVGPSGCGKSTLLRLLIGFDKPVSGSVLYDGQDLGALDQSAVRRQCGVVLQHAQPFTGSILDVICGAEPFTPEEAMAAAEMAGLAEDIKRMPMGLHTIVAGSGAVSGGQRQRLMIAQALIRRPRILFFDEATSALDNETQRTVIESTKALNATRIVIAHRLSTVLDADRVVVMEDGKVAQQGPPAQLLADTGGRLHELVRRQMA